One segment of Pseudoalteromonas rubra DNA contains the following:
- a CDS encoding UDP-N-acetylglucosamine 4,6-dehydratase: protein MSKILNLIGRQKQLFLQDIESAEQALQKEVSNSRFLILGGAGSIGQAVTKEVFKRNPKKLHVVDISENNMVELVRDIRSSYGYIDGDFQTFALDIGSIEYDAFIKADGQYDYVLNLSALKHVRSEKDPYTLMRMIDVNVFNTDKTIQQSIDSGVKKYFCVSTDKAANPVNMMGASKRIMEMFLMRRSKEIAISTARFANVAFSDGSLLHGFNQRIEKQQPIVAPSDIKRYFVIPQESGELCLMSCIFGENRDIFFPKLSESLHLITFADIAVKYLADKGYEPYLCDSEEEARELVKTLPAEGKWPCLFTKSDTTGEKDFEEFFTENETLDMERFNNLGIIKNELEYDADKIALFESTISQLKDQKSWTKEEIVELFFTMIPDFGHKETGKYLDSKM, encoded by the coding sequence ATGAGCAAAATATTAAATTTAATAGGTAGACAAAAGCAACTTTTTTTGCAAGATATTGAGTCTGCTGAGCAAGCACTACAAAAGGAAGTATCTAACTCTCGATTTCTGATATTGGGCGGCGCTGGTTCGATTGGTCAAGCTGTGACTAAGGAAGTTTTCAAGCGTAACCCCAAAAAACTACACGTTGTGGATATTAGTGAAAACAACATGGTAGAGCTTGTAAGAGATATTCGCAGCTCATATGGTTACATCGATGGGGATTTCCAAACTTTTGCTCTGGATATAGGTTCAATCGAATACGATGCCTTCATTAAGGCAGACGGTCAGTACGATTATGTACTGAATCTATCTGCGCTGAAGCATGTCCGCAGTGAGAAAGATCCCTACACTCTGATGCGCATGATTGACGTGAATGTATTTAACACGGATAAGACAATTCAGCAGTCTATAGATTCAGGTGTCAAAAAGTATTTCTGTGTGTCAACGGATAAAGCTGCAAACCCCGTTAATATGATGGGGGCCTCTAAGCGTATCATGGAAATGTTCCTGATGCGTCGCAGCAAAGAGATCGCAATATCAACAGCTCGATTCGCGAACGTTGCATTTTCAGATGGCTCTTTGCTTCATGGGTTTAACCAACGTATCGAAAAGCAGCAACCGATAGTTGCTCCAAGTGATATCAAACGCTACTTTGTTATCCCACAGGAGTCGGGCGAGCTTTGCCTAATGTCTTGTATCTTCGGTGAGAACCGAGATATTTTCTTCCCGAAGTTAAGCGAGTCGTTACATTTAATTACCTTTGCTGATATTGCAGTAAAATATCTTGCTGATAAAGGTTATGAGCCTTATCTGTGCGACTCTGAAGAAGAGGCGCGTGAGCTGGTCAAGACGCTACCAGCTGAAGGTAAGTGGCCGTGCCTGTTTACAAAGAGTGACACAACAGGTGAAAAAGATTTTGAAGAGTTCTTCACTGAAAATGAAACGCTCGATATGGAAAGATTCAATAACCTGGGGATCATTAAGAATGAGCTGGAATATGACGCAGACAAAATTGCGTTGTTTGAAAGTACAATCAGCCAGCTGAAAGATCAAAAGTCCTGGACAAAAGAGGAGATCGTTGAGCTGTTTTTCACCATGATCCCTGATTTTGGTCATAAAGAAACCGGTAAATACTTAGACAGCAAGATGTGA